Proteins co-encoded in one Candidatus Kapaibacterium sp. genomic window:
- the lon gene encoding endopeptidase La, with protein MRKGVLLDNMQSYSEPLRCNPFPSPGVLSYACESLYESRMAQTFEDLFAPETTENVLKPSEIPKPLPVLPLRDIVIYPFMLFPIVVGRAPSVRAVAKALERKRVLLLVAQRDPMVEDPDFEDLYPHGTVARILQVQRLPNQPILKVLVEGLYQARIKEPFHKGEYMETNIRIITPRIPQDDPEFQAMVRRADELFQEYLRISQQPHELWVAYENLENPVHRLFYAAAHVQQSIEVKQRILEKERLKDQYFELLGILTTEVEVRRLAQQIDQKVQDTILRAQRRYIIQEQIRALQRELGEEEEVLPELAALRESIEQAGMPEHVRAKAEEEFERLRKTPPISPEFTVIRTYLEWLTSLPWSQRTEDNLDIEHVRRILEEDHYDLERPKERILEYLAVARLKGLVRSQILCFVGPPGVGKSSLARSIARALGRRFVRISLGGVRDEAEIRGHRRTYVGAMPGRIIQAMRKAGTINPVILLDEVDKMSMDFRGDPSAALLEVLDPEQNHAFNDHYLEVDYDLSQVLFIATANVLYDIPTPLLDRMEVIELYSYLDDEKLEIARRHIIPRLLETYGMAHFPIEFTDKALLRIIREYTREAGVRNLERQIASILRKIARRLVEGFSTAEAEQSNLADSPDFQSYLQQQRIIVDAEAVPNYLKAPPYSERRHDLRDKVGIALGLAWTSVGGELLPVEATLMPGTEKLTLTGKLGEVMKESAMAAVSYVRSNAERFGIPTGFATGKEIHIHIPEGAIPKDGPSAGVTMTVALISAATGHPVRGDVAMTGEITLHGDILPVGGLAEKLLAARRAGIATVILPADNHKDLVELRPTIVEGLDIRFVRHVEEVLPIAFRDFPFARQGTLTDHSTAVSDSLTVVATASEEAQAAADAGVVGLEQ; from the coding sequence ATGCGGAAGGGCGTACTATTGGATAACATGCAAAGTTACTCGGAGCCGCTCCGATGCAATCCCTTCCCTTCACCAGGCGTCTTATCGTACGCATGTGAATCACTCTACGAAAGCCGAATGGCGCAGACCTTTGAGGATCTCTTCGCTCCCGAAACGACGGAAAACGTCCTGAAACCCTCAGAGATTCCAAAGCCCCTGCCCGTCTTACCGCTACGGGACATCGTCATCTACCCTTTCATGCTCTTCCCTATCGTGGTTGGCCGAGCACCGTCAGTCCGGGCTGTAGCGAAAGCGCTGGAACGGAAACGCGTCCTCCTGCTGGTCGCCCAACGCGATCCGATGGTGGAAGACCCAGACTTTGAAGACCTCTATCCCCACGGTACGGTTGCCCGCATCCTCCAAGTCCAGCGCCTCCCTAACCAGCCGATTCTGAAGGTACTCGTTGAGGGCCTCTACCAGGCCCGGATTAAAGAGCCTTTCCACAAAGGCGAGTACATGGAGACGAACATCCGCATTATCACCCCCCGTATCCCTCAGGACGACCCAGAGTTCCAGGCAATGGTCCGCCGCGCCGACGAACTCTTCCAAGAGTACCTTCGAATTTCGCAGCAACCTCACGAACTGTGGGTGGCCTACGAGAACTTGGAGAACCCTGTCCACCGACTCTTCTACGCCGCTGCCCACGTCCAGCAGAGCATCGAGGTTAAGCAGCGCATCCTAGAGAAGGAACGCCTGAAGGATCAGTATTTTGAGCTCTTGGGTATCCTGACGACCGAAGTGGAGGTCCGGCGCCTTGCTCAACAGATTGACCAAAAGGTACAAGACACCATCCTTCGAGCCCAACGACGCTACATCATCCAAGAGCAGATTCGTGCACTCCAGCGTGAGCTCGGTGAAGAAGAGGAAGTCCTTCCAGAATTGGCTGCCCTCCGAGAATCCATCGAGCAGGCCGGAATGCCAGAGCACGTTCGGGCAAAGGCTGAGGAAGAATTCGAACGTCTCCGCAAGACCCCACCTATCTCGCCGGAGTTCACCGTCATCCGCACATACCTAGAATGGCTAACCTCTCTGCCGTGGTCCCAGCGCACTGAAGACAACCTGGATATCGAGCACGTTCGCCGCATCTTGGAGGAAGACCACTACGACCTCGAGCGTCCCAAAGAGCGGATTCTGGAGTACTTGGCCGTTGCTCGCCTGAAGGGATTGGTACGCTCCCAGATTCTCTGCTTCGTCGGCCCTCCAGGCGTCGGGAAGAGCTCCCTGGCCCGCTCTATTGCCCGCGCGCTAGGACGTCGGTTTGTGCGGATTTCACTGGGTGGGGTCCGCGACGAGGCGGAGATTCGCGGACACCGCCGCACGTACGTCGGCGCAATGCCTGGGAGGATCATCCAGGCCATGCGGAAGGCCGGGACGATCAACCCCGTCATCCTGCTCGATGAGGTGGACAAGATGTCCATGGACTTCCGCGGCGATCCCTCGGCAGCCCTACTGGAGGTCCTCGACCCGGAGCAGAATCACGCCTTCAACGACCACTACCTAGAAGTCGACTACGACCTGTCCCAAGTGCTCTTCATTGCCACGGCCAACGTCCTCTACGACATCCCGACCCCTCTGCTAGATCGGATGGAGGTCATAGAGCTGTACAGCTACCTGGACGACGAGAAGCTAGAGATCGCCCGCCGCCATATCATCCCGAGGCTGTTGGAGACGTATGGGATGGCACACTTCCCCATCGAGTTCACCGACAAAGCCCTCCTGCGAATCATCCGCGAGTATACCCGCGAAGCTGGAGTTCGGAATCTCGAACGGCAGATTGCCTCCATTCTCCGGAAAATTGCTCGCCGCCTCGTCGAAGGCTTCTCAACTGCAGAAGCAGAACAGAGCAACCTCGCTGACTCCCCAGACTTCCAGAGCTACCTCCAACAGCAGCGCATCATTGTGGATGCGGAGGCTGTCCCGAACTACCTGAAAGCCCCACCGTATTCTGAGCGCCGCCATGACCTTCGCGACAAGGTTGGGATTGCGTTAGGACTTGCATGGACGAGCGTAGGAGGAGAGCTCCTGCCCGTAGAGGCAACCCTTATGCCCGGTACAGAGAAATTAACGTTAACGGGCAAGCTGGGAGAGGTGATGAAAGAATCCGCTATGGCTGCAGTCTCATATGTGCGCTCCAACGCAGAGCGGTTCGGGATTCCCACCGGCTTTGCTACCGGGAAGGAGATTCACATCCACATCCCAGAGGGGGCTATACCGAAGGACGGTCCTTCTGCAGGCGTTACGATGACAGTAGCCCTCATCTCGGCTGCTACCGGGCATCCTGTCCGAGGAGATGTTGCCATGACCGGAGAGATCACTCTCCATGGCGATATCCTGCCCGTCGGAGGCTTGGCAGAAAAGCTCCTTGCAGCACGGCGGGCAGGGATCGCCACCGTCATCCTGCCAGCGGACAACCACAAGGACCTCGTAGAACTCCGGCCTACCATCGTTGAAGGGCTCGACATCCGGTTCGTGCGGCACGTAGAGGAGGTTCTACCAATTGCCTTCCGAGACTTCCCGTTCGCCCGACAAGGCACTCTTACTGATCACTCCACGGCAGTATCCGACTCGCTCACGGTGGTGGCAACGGCCTCTGAGGAGGCTCAGGCTGCTGCTGACGCAGGAGTAGTGGGGCTGGAGCAATGA